The Bacteroidales bacterium genome contains the following window.
ACCTGTCGTGGTGTGGAAGATTAAAAACGCATGGCCGGTGAAGATCCAACCAACTGATATGAAAAGCGATGCCAACGAAGCTGCAGTGGAAACATTGGAACTTGCACACGAGGGGCTGGTTATTCAGAATGATTAATTGATTCCTTAGCTGCTATGGCAAATTATTATCCACCGGTAGGATTTCATTTTCGTGTGGTTTTTTCGGGCATTGGAAATGAGAATGTTGACAGCCGCTTTCAATCCGTTTCAGGCCTCAGCATGGAACTGGAAACCGAATCAGTGAAGGAAGGCGGTGAGAACCGATACGAACATGTGCTTCCGGTTCGCGCAAAGTTTCCGTTGCTTGTGCTCAAACGTGGCCTGGTAAAAAATTCCGCTTTGCTCACACAATGGTGCAACGATGCATTTCAGTCGCTGATCATCAATCCGGTTGATATTTCAATTTCGCTGCTTAACGAAGCGCATGAACCCTTGATGACCTGGAATGTGAAGCATGCCTGGCCGAAAAAATGGAGTCTCAGCGACCTGGATGCGGAACAAAGTTC
Protein-coding sequences here:
- a CDS encoding phage tail protein — protein: MANYYPPVGFHFRVVFSGIGNENVDSRFQSVSGLSMELETESVKEGGENRYEHVLPVRAKFPLLVLKRGLVKNSALLTQWCNDAFQSLIINPVDISISLLNEAHEPLMTWNVKHAWPKKWSLSDLDAEQSSIAIETFELQYQYFTLSKN